The Verrucomicrobiia bacterium genome contains a region encoding:
- the hisI gene encoding phosphoribosyl-AMP cyclohydrolase, which translates to MSFYDQLKFDPAGLIPAIIQDHASGRVLMMAWMNRASLEKTIQTGKTHFWSRSRQKFWMKGESSGHTQAVKDIAFDCDGDTLLIQVEQVGAACHEGYRSCFFRSARNGAEELQVTESRLQTPEQIYGKK; encoded by the coding sequence ATGAGCTTTTACGACCAACTCAAGTTTGATCCCGCCGGCTTGATCCCGGCTATCATCCAGGACCACGCCTCAGGCCGCGTTTTGATGATGGCCTGGATGAACCGGGCTTCGCTGGAAAAAACCATCCAGACAGGCAAGACGCATTTCTGGAGCCGTTCGAGGCAAAAATTCTGGATGAAAGGCGAGAGCAGCGGGCACACCCAGGCCGTTAAGGACATTGCGTTCGATTGCGACGGAGACACGCTTCTGATCCAGGTCGAGCAGGTCGGCGCCGCCTGTCATGAAGGCTATCGCTCCTGCTTCTTCCGCTCAGCCCGAAACGGCGCAGAGGAACTCCAGGTCACCGAATCACGGCTCCAGACACCTGAACAGATTTATGGCAAGAAATAA
- a CDS encoding thymidylate kinase — protein sequence MRHGPQNEIIVPRQTPRRFYGHGIPKVELELLAGRMIVVEGADGSGRSTQIARLVEWLEGSGHATVQVGLKRSTLVSEELEQAQQGNILSRTTLSLFYATDFADQLENIILPSLKAGFIVLADRYIYTLMARDMVRGMDEGWLKNLYGIALEPDAVFYLNVAPEELVQRNFAKNTALDYWESGMDLGLSRDMFDSFMKYQGAMQKTFRYLQTTYGFSIIDGMRSADAVNAELRKKIGPVLAGN from the coding sequence GTGAGGCACGGTCCCCAAAACGAGATCATAGTGCCGCGGCAGACCCCGCGCCGCTTTTACGGCCATGGCATTCCCAAAGTCGAACTTGAACTGCTGGCCGGGCGCATGATTGTCGTTGAAGGGGCCGATGGTTCCGGGCGTTCGACCCAAATTGCCCGGCTGGTCGAATGGCTCGAAGGCAGCGGCCATGCAACCGTCCAGGTTGGCCTCAAGCGCTCGACACTCGTCAGCGAGGAACTGGAGCAGGCGCAGCAGGGCAACATCCTGAGCCGGACAACGCTGAGTTTATTCTACGCGACCGATTTTGCCGATCAGCTCGAAAACATCATCCTGCCCTCCCTGAAGGCGGGCTTTATCGTTCTGGCAGACCGTTATATCTACACCTTGATGGCGCGCGATATGGTGCGGGGGATGGACGAGGGTTGGTTGAAAAACCTCTACGGCATCGCCCTCGAACCCGATGCGGTCTTCTACCTCAATGTGGCCCCTGAGGAATTGGTTCAGCGCAACTTTGCTAAAAACACCGCCCTGGATTACTGGGAAAGCGGAATGGACCTGGGCCTTTCGCGAGACATGTTCGACAGCTTTATGAAGTACCAGGGCGCAATGCAAAAGACATTCCGCTACTTGCAGACCACCTACGGCTTTAGCATTATCGATGGCATGCGCTCCGCCGACGCCGTCAATGCCGAATTGAGAAAGAAGATCGGCCCGGTCCTGGCGGGGAATTGA
- a CDS encoding DUF4340 domain-containing protein, whose protein sequence is MNRKQLTLLLFLLIVVGIGGLLVYTRQNDFANTGDSALGKKLVGNLPVNDIAHISLSQDTNELNLVKKDGLWRVRERNDYPANYSQITEFLLKLADLKIVQSEEVGPSQLPRLALVPGHGTNAALVVEFKDQNEKPIQSLLLGKQHMQKSSRPSPMGDMGEGGWPDGRYVKVGAKSGTVDLVSEPFSNIEPKPDQWLNKDFFKVDKIRAISVNYPVATNSWKVTRDAETAEWKLADAKPGEQLDSSKTSGLANPLSSPSFSDVDSALKPNQLDKPTVITLNTFDNFTYTLDVGQKTNDNYPLAVSVAADLPKERTPGKDEKPADKARLDKEFKDNQTKLEDKLAQEKAYGNWVYLVSSWTLDPLLKERSQLLVEKKDEPKKENKVAGPSTALKPLGSLSDAATNAGPTAARAN, encoded by the coding sequence ATGAATCGCAAACAATTAACTCTTCTCCTGTTCTTACTGATCGTTGTGGGTATCGGTGGGTTGCTGGTCTATACCCGGCAGAATGATTTCGCCAATACCGGCGACTCCGCCCTGGGCAAAAAGCTGGTCGGCAATCTACCGGTCAACGACATCGCCCATATCTCCCTGAGCCAGGACACCAATGAATTGAATCTTGTCAAAAAGGATGGCCTGTGGCGCGTGCGCGAGCGCAACGATTACCCCGCCAATTACTCCCAGATCACCGAGTTCCTGCTGAAGCTGGCCGATTTAAAGATCGTTCAAAGCGAGGAGGTCGGCCCCTCACAGTTGCCCAGGCTCGCCCTGGTGCCGGGACATGGAACCAACGCCGCCCTGGTGGTCGAGTTCAAAGACCAGAATGAGAAGCCCATTCAGTCGCTGTTGCTGGGCAAGCAACATATGCAGAAGTCCAGCCGGCCATCCCCAATGGGCGACATGGGCGAGGGCGGCTGGCCCGATGGCCGCTATGTCAAAGTCGGCGCCAAATCCGGTACGGTGGACCTGGTCTCCGAACCCTTCTCCAACATCGAGCCCAAACCCGACCAGTGGCTCAACAAGGACTTTTTCAAAGTCGATAAAATCCGCGCCATTAGCGTGAATTACCCGGTCGCAACAAACTCCTGGAAGGTAACGCGCGACGCCGAGACTGCTGAATGGAAGCTGGCTGACGCCAAACCGGGCGAGCAACTCGACAGCTCGAAAACCTCCGGGCTGGCCAATCCGCTCAGTTCGCCGAGCTTTTCGGATGTCGATAGCGCGTTGAAACCGAATCAACTCGATAAACCCACCGTGATCACGCTCAACACCTTCGATAACTTCACCTACACCCTCGACGTGGGCCAGAAAACCAATGACAATTATCCTCTGGCTGTCTCTGTGGCGGCCGACCTCCCCAAAGAACGAACACCCGGCAAGGATGAAAAGCCCGCCGATAAGGCTCGACTGGACAAGGAATTTAAGGACAACCAAACCAAGCTCGAAGACAAACTGGCGCAGGAAAAGGCCTATGGCAATTGGGTCTATCTGGTCTCAAGCTGGACCCTCGATCCACTCCTCAAGGAACGCTCTCAGCTCCTGGTCGAAAAGAAAGACGAGCCTAAGAAAGAGAACAAGGTCGCCGGCCCTTCGACTGCTCTCAAACCTCTGGGCTCTCTTTCCGACGCCGCTACCAACGCGGGCCCAACCGCTGCCAGGGCAAACTAA
- a CDS encoding ROK family protein produces the protein MAEATSKAEYLVGVDLGGTKILTGVFNRSLECVGLSKLSTKSQRGVDRVIERIARCVQDAIDEADLSLKQVAGLGIGAPGAVDFDSGTVIFAPNLDGWKDVPLKKGLEKILEVPVFVENDCNIAALGVYVAELKSKPRSMVGIFVGTGIGGGVIINGELYSGFGHTAGEVGHMVIEVNGPKCGCGNKGCFEALASRTAIFQQIKAGIKEGQKTILTEMLGEGLEDLRSGDLRKAIRRGDKFVDRIVEGAAEYIGVATANLVNILNPEVLVLGGGVIEALADEMMSVIIETTRDYAMPGAMKGVEIVASKLGDTAGITGAAVLARRETK, from the coding sequence ATGGCCGAAGCAACCTCCAAAGCGGAGTACCTGGTGGGCGTTGACCTGGGGGGGACGAAAATCCTTACCGGCGTTTTCAATCGCTCCCTTGAATGCGTCGGGTTGTCCAAGCTTAGCACCAAATCCCAGCGCGGAGTGGACCGGGTCATCGAGCGGATTGCCCGTTGCGTTCAGGACGCCATAGATGAGGCTGACCTGAGCCTCAAGCAGGTCGCCGGCCTGGGCATCGGCGCGCCCGGCGCCGTCGATTTCGACTCCGGTACCGTCATCTTCGCCCCAAACCTCGATGGCTGGAAGGATGTTCCCTTGAAAAAGGGCCTCGAAAAAATCCTCGAGGTCCCCGTATTCGTGGAGAACGATTGCAACATCGCCGCCTTGGGCGTTTACGTCGCCGAACTCAAATCCAAACCGCGCAGCATGGTGGGCATTTTCGTCGGCACCGGTATTGGCGGGGGCGTTATCATCAATGGGGAGCTCTACAGCGGTTTTGGCCACACGGCGGGCGAGGTCGGCCACATGGTCATCGAGGTCAACGGCCCCAAATGCGGTTGCGGCAACAAAGGGTGTTTCGAGGCCCTGGCCAGCCGGACCGCTATTTTCCAGCAAATCAAAGCCGGCATCAAGGAAGGCCAGAAGACGATCCTCACCGAGATGCTGGGCGAAGGCCTCGAAGACCTCCGCAGCGGCGATCTGCGCAAGGCTATCCGCCGGGGAGATAAATTCGTGGATCGAATTGTGGAAGGGGCCGCCGAGTACATCGGCGTGGCGACGGCCAACTTGGTCAATATCCTCAACCCGGAGGTGCTGGTCCTGGGGGGCGGAGTCATCGAAGCACTCGCTGATGAAATGATGAGCGTCATCATTGAAACCACCAGAGATTACGCCATGCCCGGCGCCATGAAAGGCGTCGAGATTGTCGCCTCCAAATTGGGAGACACCGCCGGCATCACCGGAGCGGCCGTGCTGGCGCGCCGTGAAACAAAATAA
- a CDS encoding Gldg family protein, whose amino-acid sequence MKKKTLETILYSTVGIVAMALILIAFNVIAATVKQRIDLTKDKAFTLSSGTKAILKKLDGPVTLRFYCTQGQTTPETVYLKGYAKRVEDLLDEYRQAAGGKLIIEKYDPEPDSDAEDSARMAGIEGQTLRNGDRFYLGVSVSRLDENQSIPFLDPSRERLLEYDLSRAISRVITPDKPVVGIMSAMPIFGMQANPMMARMGQQAQQPWVIVNELKEDYTVKQVPMDSDKIDDDVKVLMVVHPREISDKAQFAIDQFVLRGGKLIAFLDPLPMVDSREQNEMLGSIPNSGSSLDKLLKAWGLSFDTTKVVADMNYKMQLGGRNGQPQDAPAVLSVASDGINKDDVVTSQIDNLWLPYAGAFVGTPMPGIKETVLLKSTKDSQLVDGFMANLSGENVMKDFKPSGTEYALAVRLTGKFKTAFPNGKPEDKKDDEKKDAGTKANDAKVAEKAPDNSLKESSQNTTVILVGDADMLYDRVALQPISTLFGTAYAAANGNLSFAQNAVEQLTGDNNLIAVRSRATLNRPFTKIRAMEAAANEKFQSEIKQLEDSASQAQTKINELQQQKKDKDQRFILSPEQSAELAKLRKEELDTRKHLKQVQKDLRREVVALQTRVTWLNIAAMPLLVSVSGLSLAFLKRKRTSAK is encoded by the coding sequence ATGAAAAAGAAAACGTTGGAAACCATCCTTTACTCGACGGTCGGCATTGTTGCCATGGCCCTCATCCTGATAGCCTTCAATGTCATTGCCGCCACCGTCAAACAGCGCATCGACCTCACTAAAGACAAGGCCTTCACGCTCTCCTCGGGCACCAAGGCCATTTTGAAGAAGTTGGACGGGCCGGTGACGCTTCGGTTCTATTGCACGCAGGGCCAAACCACTCCCGAGACCGTCTATCTCAAAGGCTACGCCAAACGAGTTGAGGATTTGCTCGATGAGTACCGGCAGGCGGCGGGGGGCAAATTGATAATCGAAAAATACGATCCCGAACCCGATTCCGACGCGGAAGATTCAGCCCGGATGGCGGGCATTGAAGGCCAAACGTTGCGCAACGGGGATCGGTTTTATCTGGGAGTTTCCGTAAGCCGGCTCGATGAAAACCAAAGCATCCCTTTCCTGGACCCCAGCCGCGAGCGCCTGCTCGAATATGACCTCTCCCGCGCCATCTCCCGTGTGATCACACCGGATAAACCGGTCGTCGGCATCATGAGCGCCATGCCCATCTTTGGCATGCAGGCCAATCCGATGATGGCGCGCATGGGCCAGCAGGCCCAGCAGCCCTGGGTCATCGTTAACGAGTTAAAAGAGGACTATACGGTCAAGCAGGTCCCCATGGACTCGGACAAAATCGACGACGATGTCAAAGTCCTCATGGTAGTCCATCCTCGCGAAATTTCAGATAAGGCCCAATTCGCCATTGACCAATTTGTCCTGCGCGGTGGCAAACTGATTGCCTTTCTGGACCCGTTGCCCATGGTCGATTCCCGCGAGCAGAACGAAATGCTCGGGAGCATCCCCAATAGCGGTTCGAGTCTGGACAAACTTCTCAAGGCCTGGGGTCTTTCCTTTGATACAACCAAAGTCGTTGCCGACATGAATTACAAAATGCAACTGGGCGGTCGTAATGGCCAACCCCAGGACGCCCCGGCGGTGCTCTCGGTCGCCAGCGATGGCATCAACAAAGACGACGTGGTAACCAGCCAGATTGACAATCTCTGGCTCCCCTACGCCGGGGCCTTTGTCGGCACGCCCATGCCGGGCATAAAGGAAACCGTCTTGCTCAAGAGCACCAAGGACTCCCAGCTTGTCGATGGGTTCATGGCCAATCTTTCCGGCGAAAACGTCATGAAAGACTTTAAGCCTTCCGGGACCGAATACGCGCTGGCTGTGAGGCTGACTGGAAAATTCAAAACGGCTTTTCCTAACGGCAAACCCGAGGACAAGAAGGATGACGAAAAAAAGGATGCCGGCACGAAGGCCAACGATGCCAAAGTGGCCGAGAAAGCACCGGACAATTCGCTCAAAGAAAGTTCCCAGAACACTACTGTTATTCTGGTAGGCGACGCCGATATGCTCTATGACCGGGTGGCCCTGCAGCCCATTTCGACCCTCTTTGGCACCGCTTACGCCGCCGCCAACGGCAACCTGAGTTTCGCCCAGAACGCCGTCGAACAATTGACTGGAGACAACAACCTCATCGCCGTCCGCAGCCGCGCCACGCTCAACCGGCCCTTCACAAAAATCCGCGCGATGGAAGCAGCGGCCAACGAGAAGTTTCAGAGTGAGATCAAACAGCTCGAAGACTCCGCCTCCCAGGCCCAGACCAAGATTAACGAACTGCAACAGCAGAAGAAGGACAAGGACCAGCGCTTTATCCTTTCCCCTGAGCAGAGCGCCGAACTCGCCAAGCTCCGCAAGGAGGAGCTCGATACGCGCAAACACCTCAAGCAAGTCCAGAAAGACCTTCGCCGCGAGGTCGTCGCGCTGCAGACCCGGGTCACCTGGCTCAACATAGCCGCTATGCCCCTGCTGGTCAGCGTCTCCGGGCTTTCTCTCGCATTTTTGAAACGCAAACGCACTTCGGCAAAATGA
- the trpE gene encoding anthranilate synthase component I — MSYSPNLVEFLKLKERGNVLPVTRRLLADTETPLSAYRKIRGPGESFLFESVEGGEHLGRYSFVGCNPRAVVRQMKNRVDVLKNGKVVSSHEISSGRKPDSGAAALALATGDGAAPAQVRDGLEVVQRLMQAYRPVTLPGLPRFTGGAVGFIGYEFIHDVEPVVPRPARDEVQTPVLYFLIADQLLIFDRVAQTITVLVNAILEDAPTAEEAYENAVAEIERLIALLEQPIEHRPVSVPDDVPSLPVESNVPKEKFLANVLKAKEYITSGDIIQVVGSQRLSIPLKAGPLDVYRAARSINPSPYMFLLDLEGFSLVGASPEIHVRCEEGRVEIRPIAGTRRRGATAVEDQALEKELLADPKERAEHVMLVDLARNDLGRVCQFGSVQVKDLMIIEHYSHVMHIVSQVEGRLSPDKTPYDLMRATFPAGTLSGAPKIRAMQIISELEQTARGPYGGCVGYFSFSGNLDCCITIRTALLKDGMAYVQAGGGWVNDSTPEGEYQETLNKAKAMLKAVAMAEGFAPQ, encoded by the coding sequence ATGAGTTACTCTCCTAACCTGGTCGAGTTCCTGAAACTCAAAGAGCGGGGCAATGTCCTTCCCGTCACCCGGCGGCTACTGGCCGACACCGAAACCCCTCTTTCTGCTTACCGCAAAATCCGCGGGCCGGGGGAATCATTCCTCTTCGAGTCCGTCGAAGGCGGCGAGCACCTGGGGCGCTATTCGTTTGTGGGCTGCAATCCGCGGGCTGTGGTGCGCCAAATGAAAAACCGCGTCGATGTGCTCAAGAATGGAAAAGTGGTGTCGAGCCACGAAATTTCCTCCGGGAGGAAGCCGGATTCTGGCGCGGCGGCTCTTGCGCTCGCAACCGGCGATGGGGCGGCGCCCGCTCAGGTCAGAGACGGATTGGAAGTTGTCCAGCGCCTGATGCAGGCCTACCGCCCCGTCACGCTGCCCGGTCTGCCCCGTTTTACCGGAGGGGCTGTCGGGTTTATTGGCTACGAGTTTATCCATGATGTCGAGCCGGTTGTGCCACGACCGGCAAGGGATGAGGTCCAAACTCCCGTCCTGTACTTTTTGATTGCAGACCAACTCCTCATTTTCGATCGCGTGGCCCAGACCATCACCGTGCTCGTCAACGCCATCCTCGAAGACGCCCCCACCGCCGAAGAAGCTTACGAAAACGCGGTCGCCGAAATCGAACGCCTGATTGCCCTGCTCGAACAACCTATCGAACACCGGCCCGTCAGTGTGCCTGATGATGTGCCCTCGTTGCCTGTTGAATCGAATGTGCCGAAAGAAAAGTTTTTGGCAAACGTCCTCAAGGCCAAGGAATACATCACCTCGGGTGACATCATCCAGGTGGTGGGCTCGCAGCGCCTTTCCATCCCTCTCAAAGCCGGCCCCCTGGATGTTTATCGCGCCGCCCGGTCCATTAACCCCTCACCTTACATGTTCCTGCTCGATTTGGAGGGGTTCTCGCTCGTAGGCGCCTCCCCGGAGATTCATGTCCGATGCGAAGAAGGGCGGGTGGAAATACGCCCAATAGCCGGCACCCGCCGGCGGGGCGCGACGGCGGTGGAAGACCAGGCGCTCGAAAAGGAATTGCTGGCGGACCCCAAGGAGCGGGCCGAGCACGTGATGCTGGTGGACCTGGCCCGCAACGACCTGGGGCGGGTTTGCCAATTCGGCAGCGTTCAGGTCAAAGACCTGATGATCATCGAGCACTACAGCCATGTCATGCACATCGTCTCCCAGGTCGAGGGCCGCCTGTCCCCGGACAAAACGCCTTACGACCTCATGCGCGCCACGTTCCCTGCCGGCACCTTGAGCGGGGCACCCAAAATTCGCGCGATGCAGATCATCTCGGAACTCGAACAGACCGCGCGTGGGCCCTATGGGGGATGCGTCGGTTACTTCTCCTTTAGCGGCAACCTGGATTGCTGCATCACCATCCGCACCGCCTTGCTCAAGGACGGCATGGCCTACGTCCAGGCCGGCGGCGGCTGGGTCAACGACTCGACCCCCGAGGGCGAATACCAGGAGACCCTCAATAAAGCCAAGGCTATGCTCAAGGCCGTCGCCATGGCCGAGGGCTTTGCCCCGCAATAA
- a CDS encoding DUF6483 family protein produces the protein MIRRDYILRMLQEFFEVLSRMKALKKDQLWDEAAAALDAEFRRLLESDASSLIQLSQTELLALLIRGETTQSARQKTLMVTALLKEAGDIATGQERPAEARALYLKGLHLLLNDLALGEPSDRAEFVPGVDVFAGALADAPLPIPTQALLMQHYERTGGFAKAEDALFAIVEAAPDHPGLLDFGTAFYQRLENQSDAALSAGNLPREEIQTGLAEFETRVKQLSPDARKAQ, from the coding sequence TTGATTCGACGCGATTATATTCTCCGAATGCTCCAGGAGTTTTTTGAGGTCCTGTCCAGGATGAAGGCGCTCAAGAAAGACCAACTCTGGGACGAGGCAGCCGCTGCGCTCGATGCAGAGTTCCGGAGGCTCCTGGAGTCAGATGCCTCGAGCCTGATTCAGTTGAGCCAGACTGAGCTGCTGGCGCTTCTGATTCGCGGTGAAACAACCCAGTCGGCGCGTCAGAAAACCCTCATGGTAACCGCCCTGTTGAAGGAAGCCGGTGACATCGCGACTGGCCAGGAGCGCCCGGCAGAAGCCCGCGCCCTTTATTTGAAGGGCCTGCACCTGTTGCTCAATGACCTGGCGCTGGGCGAGCCGTCCGACCGCGCCGAGTTTGTGCCTGGAGTGGATGTCTTCGCGGGCGCGCTGGCGGATGCACCCTTGCCAATCCCCACACAGGCCCTGCTGATGCAGCACTACGAACGCACCGGCGGATTCGCCAAGGCCGAGGATGCCCTTTTTGCCATCGTCGAAGCGGCTCCGGACCATCCCGGTCTGCTGGACTTTGGGACTGCCTTTTACCAGCGACTGGAGAACCAAAGCGACGCGGCCCTGAGCGCCGGAAATCTGCCGAGGGAAGAGATTCAAACTGGCCTGGCGGAGTTTGAAACCAGGGTGAAGCAACTATCACCAGATGCCCGGAAGGCTCAATGA
- a CDS encoding thymidylate kinase, translating to MKTFAELNFPGRLVAVEGLDGSGKSTQIYLLKRWLELQGLRVYLSEWNSSELVKAATSKGKKRELLTPTTFSLIHATDFADRYERHLVPLLRAGYLVLCDRYIFTAFARDVVRGCPPEWVRGLYNFAALPDLTFFFKADLDVSLKRILDGRPQLKYFEAGMDLRLSTDPYESFRMFQGRMLEQYLAMSTEFNFLVIDANQVVEKQQTLVRELVAHKIDLSKFMRAEQLPQKTQVPPAKSRTTPLRALTTQEPVP from the coding sequence ATGAAAACGTTCGCCGAACTGAATTTCCCCGGGCGCCTGGTTGCGGTGGAAGGTCTGGATGGCTCGGGCAAATCGACCCAAATCTACTTGCTCAAGCGCTGGTTGGAATTGCAGGGACTAAGGGTTTATCTAAGCGAATGGAATTCGTCGGAGTTGGTCAAGGCCGCCACCAGCAAAGGCAAGAAACGCGAGTTGCTGACCCCAACCACCTTTAGTCTCATTCATGCCACCGATTTCGCCGACCGCTACGAACGCCACCTGGTCCCCCTCCTGCGCGCCGGCTACCTGGTTCTGTGCGATCGTTACATCTTTACCGCCTTCGCCCGCGATGTCGTGCGCGGCTGTCCCCCCGAGTGGGTGCGCGGCCTCTACAACTTCGCCGCGCTCCCTGACCTGACGTTCTTTTTCAAGGCCGACCTGGATGTCTCGCTCAAACGCATCCTGGATGGCCGGCCGCAGTTAAAATACTTCGAAGCGGGCATGGACCTGCGCCTCTCGACCGATCCCTACGAGAGTTTCCGGATGTTCCAGGGACGCATGCTCGAGCAATACCTGGCCATGAGCACCGAGTTTAACTTCCTGGTAATCGACGCCAACCAAGTCGTCGAAAAGCAACAAACCCTCGTTCGCGAATTGGTCGCTCATAAAATCGACTTGTCCAAGTTCATGCGAGCTGAGCAGTTGCCCCAAAAAACGCAGGTCCCGCCTGCCAAATCCAGAACCACACCCCTTCGCGCGCTGACAACCCAGGAACCAGTCCCGTGA
- a CDS encoding ABC transporter permease — protein MNNALANIKTITKRELGAYFSSPLAYIFIVIFLLLCGFFTFMVSDFFRQGEASLSGSFFFWHPWFYLFLVPAVGMRLWAEERRVGTIELLLTMPITAWQAIVGKFLASWLFLALALVLTFPIVLTVNYLGSPDNGVILGGYLGSWLMAGAYLAVSCITSAMTRNQVVSFIISVVLCLFLILAGFTPVVRLMDGLGHSWQWLVDTITSFSVVTHFDGFQKGVLDSRDVLFFLSIIIFSLFSTSVILRGHRAG, from the coding sequence ATGAATAATGCTTTAGCGAACATAAAAACCATTACCAAACGCGAGTTGGGCGCGTATTTTTCATCACCGCTCGCCTACATATTTATCGTCATTTTCCTGCTGCTATGCGGGTTTTTCACCTTCATGGTCAGCGACTTTTTCAGGCAAGGCGAGGCCTCCCTCTCGGGGAGTTTCTTTTTTTGGCATCCCTGGTTCTACCTGTTTCTGGTCCCGGCAGTCGGCATGCGGCTGTGGGCTGAGGAGCGGCGTGTGGGAACCATCGAGTTGCTTTTGACCATGCCGATTACAGCGTGGCAAGCCATCGTCGGGAAGTTCCTGGCCTCCTGGCTTTTCCTGGCGCTGGCTTTGGTGCTCACGTTTCCGATTGTCCTGACCGTGAATTACCTGGGCTCGCCCGATAACGGGGTGATTCTAGGGGGTTACCTGGGCAGTTGGCTGATGGCGGGGGCGTATCTGGCGGTGAGTTGCATCACTTCGGCCATGACCCGCAACCAGGTTGTCAGCTTCATTATTTCGGTCGTGCTCTGCCTGTTCCTCATCCTGGCGGGATTCACCCCGGTCGTCCGGCTTATGGACGGCTTGGGCCATTCCTGGCAGTGGCTGGTCGATACCATTACCTCGTTCAGTGTTGTCACCCATTTCGACGGGTTCCAGAAGGGCGTGCTCGATTCCCGCGACGTGCTCTTCTTCCTGTCGATTATCATATTCTCGCTCTTCTCCACCAGCGTCATTTTGCGCGGGCACCGGGCGGGTTGA
- a CDS encoding ATP-binding cassette domain-containing protein, giving the protein MIKVQNLAKVFGTKRAVDGVSFSVDRGEVLGFLGPNGAGKSTTMRMITGFIPPSAGTVSVGGFDVVEQPIPARRLIGYLPENAPAYTDMTVHGFLNFAAEIRGLRGEAKRKAIQRVVEMCFLEPVLHQSVETLSKGFRHRTCFAQSIIHDPDVLVLDEPTDGLDPNQKHEVRQLIRTMGQKKAIIFSTHILEEVDAVCSRAIIIDRGRIVANGTPHDLRQKSEWAGAVTLRVTGVNGALLNQRLVQLPIVKRASILKEDASGVTARIFPKNGVNGALAHHIADATQGWRIEELHTEEGRLDEVFRNITMPDTATEEKK; this is encoded by the coding sequence ATGATAAAAGTTCAAAATTTGGCGAAGGTCTTTGGCACCAAACGCGCCGTCGATGGGGTTTCATTCTCCGTGGACCGTGGCGAAGTGCTGGGCTTTCTTGGACCGAACGGGGCTGGCAAATCCACCACCATGCGGATGATTACCGGGTTTATTCCGCCATCGGCGGGCACGGTATCGGTTGGGGGTTTCGATGTCGTCGAGCAACCCATCCCGGCGCGGCGCCTTATCGGGTACCTGCCGGAAAACGCCCCCGCCTACACTGATATGACTGTTCACGGGTTCCTGAACTTTGCGGCCGAAATCCGGGGCTTGCGCGGCGAGGCCAAGCGCAAGGCCATCCAGCGCGTCGTGGAAATGTGTTTCCTGGAGCCGGTACTGCACCAGAGTGTCGAGACACTGTCCAAAGGCTTTCGCCATCGGACGTGCTTCGCCCAATCTATCATTCACGACCCCGATGTGCTGGTTCTGGACGAACCCACCGATGGGTTGGACCCCAATCAAAAACACGAGGTCCGCCAGTTGATTCGCACCATGGGCCAGAAGAAGGCGATTATCTTTTCCACACACATTCTTGAAGAAGTCGATGCGGTTTGCTCGCGCGCAATCATCATTGATCGCGGGCGCATCGTCGCCAACGGCACCCCGCACGATCTGCGCCAGAAATCCGAATGGGCGGGGGCGGTCACCCTGCGGGTCACCGGCGTTAATGGAGCGCTGCTCAACCAGCGGCTGGTGCAATTGCCGATTGTAAAACGGGCCTCCATTTTGAAGGAGGACGCCTCTGGGGTCACGGCGCGGATTTTCCCAAAAAACGGAGTCAACGGCGCATTGGCTCATCACATTGCCGATGCGACGCAGGGGTGGCGCATCGAAGAGTTGCACACCGAGGAAGGCCGGCTTGATGAAGTCTTCCGCAATATCACCATGCCGGATACGGCAACGGAGGAGAAGAAATGA